Proteins from one Mycobacterium sp. EPa45 genomic window:
- a CDS encoding MBL fold metallo-hydrolase, with the protein MELTHFGHSCLLAEFDGATLLFDPGNFSHGFEGVTGLSAILITHQHPDHADRERLPALVEANPDAMLYADPATAAELGEPWRAVHVGDELDVAGLCIRGVGGQHAVIHPEIPIIDNISYLVGDAEHPARLMHPGDALFVPGEPVDVLAAPAAAPWMKISEAVDYLRAVAPEHAVPIHQGVVAPEARGIYYGRLTEMTDTDFRVLPEENSFRF; encoded by the coding sequence ATGGAGCTGACGCATTTCGGGCATTCATGCCTTCTCGCCGAGTTCGACGGCGCAACGCTGTTGTTCGACCCGGGCAACTTCTCGCACGGCTTCGAGGGTGTGACCGGCCTCTCGGCCATCCTCATCACCCACCAGCACCCCGACCACGCCGACCGTGAACGGCTGCCCGCGCTGGTCGAGGCAAACCCGGACGCGATGCTGTACGCCGACCCGGCGACCGCCGCCGAACTCGGCGAACCCTGGCGCGCGGTGCACGTCGGCGACGAGCTCGACGTGGCCGGTCTCTGCATCCGCGGCGTCGGCGGGCAGCACGCCGTCATCCACCCGGAGATCCCGATCATCGACAACATCTCCTACCTCGTCGGCGACGCCGAGCACCCGGCCCGGCTGATGCACCCCGGCGACGCGCTGTTCGTCCCGGGCGAACCGGTGGACGTGCTGGCCGCCCCGGCGGCCGCACCCTGGATGAAGATTTCCGAGGCGGTGGACTATCTGCGGGCGGTCGCACCGGAGCACGCGGTTCCGATCCATCAGGGGGTGGTCGCTCCGGAGGCGCGCGGGATCTACTACGGTCGGCTCACCGAGATGACCGACACCGACTTCCGGGTGCTGCCCGAAGAGAATTCGTTCCGGTTCTGA
- a CDS encoding amidohydrolase family protein, translating into MPDHFDAHFHIIDPRFPLVPNNGFLPDPFTVADYRERVEPLRVAGGAVVSGSFQAFDQGYLKAALTQLGSGFVGVTQIPADTTDDDILALAHAGIRAVRFNLYRGGSATLDDIDALARRVHEVAGWHCEFYLDAADLTELEPILAALPQISIDHLGMSDDTTGALLRLVESGTVVKATGFGRINITDPDALMRDIVAVNPAALIFGSDLPSTRAAIPFRDSDIDRIAGAVGAEHVDAVLATNAHAFYRL; encoded by the coding sequence GTGCCCGATCATTTTGATGCCCACTTCCACATCATCGATCCGCGCTTCCCATTGGTGCCCAACAACGGTTTCCTACCCGATCCGTTCACCGTCGCCGACTACCGAGAGCGCGTCGAGCCACTACGCGTCGCCGGCGGCGCCGTGGTCAGCGGGTCGTTTCAGGCCTTCGATCAGGGTTACTTGAAAGCTGCTCTGACACAGCTCGGTTCAGGATTCGTCGGCGTCACTCAGATCCCCGCCGACACGACCGACGACGACATCCTCGCACTGGCCCATGCCGGTATTCGCGCAGTCCGCTTCAATCTGTACCGCGGTGGATCGGCAACACTCGATGACATCGATGCCCTCGCTCGTCGCGTGCACGAGGTCGCCGGCTGGCATTGCGAGTTCTACCTCGACGCCGCCGACTTGACCGAGCTCGAGCCCATCCTGGCGGCGCTGCCCCAGATCAGCATCGACCACCTGGGCATGTCAGACGACACGACGGGAGCCCTACTGCGGCTGGTGGAGTCCGGAACCGTAGTCAAGGCAACGGGATTCGGTCGGATCAATATCACCGATCCTGATGCCCTGATGCGCGACATCGTTGCCGTGAACCCCGCCGCATTGATCTTCGGCAGCGACCTGCCCTCGACCCGGGCGGCAATTCCGTTCCGCGACAGCGATATCGATCGCATCGCCGGTGCAGTCGGCGCCGAGCACGTCGATGCCGTGTTGGCCACCAACGCGCACGCCTTCTACCGGCTCTGA
- a CDS encoding SDR family NAD(P)-dependent oxidoreductase, with protein sequence MSSADLDRLFGLSGKTALVTGGSSGIGVMIARGLLQAGAQVIISSRKADKCEQVVSELSEFGTIRAIPADLSRQDECKRLAAEVLAGTDTLHILVNNAGATWGEPLESFPASAWDKVLDLNVKSPFWLVQELVGALRKAGTQDDPARIINIGSIDGIHVPVMHTYSYSASKAAVHQLTRVLAKELGPQHITANAIAPGPFQSKMMAATLDAFGDAIAASSPLQRIGRDDDMAGIAIFLAGRAGSYVNGAIIPVDGGMATTASGSGSRS encoded by the coding sequence ATGAGCTCAGCTGACTTGGACCGCCTGTTCGGACTGTCCGGCAAGACCGCTCTTGTCACCGGCGGAAGCAGTGGCATCGGGGTGATGATCGCGCGTGGCCTGTTGCAGGCCGGAGCCCAGGTGATCATCAGTTCCCGTAAGGCCGACAAGTGCGAGCAGGTCGTCTCCGAGCTGTCGGAGTTCGGGACGATCCGCGCGATCCCGGCCGACCTGTCCCGCCAGGACGAGTGCAAGCGACTCGCCGCCGAGGTCCTCGCCGGGACCGACACGCTGCACATCCTGGTCAACAACGCCGGAGCGACGTGGGGCGAACCGCTGGAGTCGTTTCCGGCATCGGCCTGGGACAAGGTGCTCGACCTCAACGTGAAGTCGCCGTTCTGGCTGGTGCAGGAGCTGGTCGGCGCGCTGCGCAAAGCCGGGACGCAGGACGATCCTGCACGGATCATCAATATCGGCAGCATCGACGGCATCCACGTCCCGGTGATGCACACCTATTCCTACTCGGCCAGCAAGGCGGCCGTGCATCAGCTGACCCGTGTCCTCGCTAAAGAGCTTGGCCCACAACACATCACGGCCAATGCCATCGCCCCCGGTCCGTTCCAGTCGAAGATGATGGCCGCCACGCTGGACGCATTCGGAGACGCGATTGCGGCCTCGTCGCCACTACAGCGCATCGGCCGCGACGACGACATGGCCGGCATCGCGATCTTCCTCGCCGGGCGGGCCGGCTCCTACGTGAACGGGGCGATCATCCCGGTAGACGGCGGGATGGCGACGACGGCGAGTGGGTCCGGCTCACGCAGCTGA
- a CDS encoding TetR/AcrR family transcriptional regulator gives MAKPKGAASANSSLLGRPVGANSEETRRRILEATMRCVAAVGYSRTTIREIAREANMTSGSLYHYFPNKAELVKATFDEVATIAVPRLEQAAEDNVATLDKLMAVLDESVRVMQDYPLAVAFDRAIRAESPQHLHLAENSDTRFVALRNLIRDILDQGAREKVLGRGVDVESAANAVYMIFRGLNEYAASAPPPEEYHATVAALKQLLRGQLFGQSR, from the coding sequence ATGGCGAAACCCAAAGGTGCAGCGTCGGCCAATTCCTCGCTCCTGGGCCGGCCGGTGGGCGCCAACAGCGAGGAGACGAGGCGGCGGATCCTCGAGGCGACCATGCGCTGCGTTGCGGCGGTCGGCTACTCCAGGACGACGATCCGTGAGATCGCCCGCGAGGCGAATATGACCAGTGGCAGTCTCTATCACTACTTTCCGAACAAGGCCGAGCTCGTCAAGGCCACCTTCGACGAGGTGGCGACGATCGCCGTGCCGAGGCTCGAACAGGCCGCCGAAGACAACGTCGCGACCCTGGACAAGCTGATGGCCGTCTTGGACGAGAGCGTGCGGGTGATGCAGGACTACCCGCTTGCCGTCGCGTTCGACCGGGCCATCCGGGCCGAGAGCCCGCAGCACCTGCACCTTGCCGAGAACAGCGACACCCGATTCGTGGCGTTGCGCAACCTGATCCGCGACATCCTCGACCAAGGCGCCCGCGAGAAGGTCTTGGGCCGTGGCGTCGACGTGGAGAGTGCGGCCAACGCCGTGTACATGATCTTCCGCGGACTGAACGAATACGCCGCCAGCGCACCGCCGCCCGAGGAGTATCACGCGACGGTGGCTGCACTCAAACAGCTGCTGCGGGGCCAGCTCTTCGGTCAGAGCCGGTAG
- a CDS encoding glutathione peroxidase, with the protein MSLTDIPLTTLDGKATSLADYADRAILLVNVASKCGLTPQYTALEQLARDYGDRGLTVIGVPCNQFMGQEPGTAEEIQTFCSTTYGVTFPLLAKTDVNGDDRHPLYAELTTVADGDGKAGDIAWNFEKFVIAPGGTEVKRFRPQTEPNAPEVVAAIEAVLPG; encoded by the coding sequence ATGAGTCTGACCGACATCCCGCTCACCACTCTCGACGGCAAGGCGACCTCGCTGGCCGACTACGCCGACCGGGCGATCCTCCTGGTCAACGTCGCGTCGAAGTGCGGCCTCACCCCGCAGTACACCGCGCTCGAGCAGTTGGCCCGCGACTACGGCGACCGCGGCCTGACCGTGATCGGCGTGCCCTGCAATCAGTTCATGGGTCAGGAGCCGGGGACGGCGGAGGAGATCCAGACGTTCTGCTCCACCACCTACGGCGTGACGTTCCCGCTGTTGGCCAAGACCGATGTCAACGGCGACGACCGGCACCCGCTGTACGCCGAGCTCACCACCGTCGCCGACGGTGACGGCAAGGCCGGCGACATCGCGTGGAACTTCGAGAAGTTTGTGATCGCGCCCGGGGGGACGGAGGTCAAGCGGTTCCGGCCGCAAACCGAGCCGAATGCCCCCGAGGTGGTTGCCGCGATCGAGGCCGTCCTGCCGGGCTGA
- a CDS encoding ATPase: MRAPEGVEYMRLVIAMMLVACGLTVPPHAAADSDTCPPNCDRIPDAAWIAPWAMPLNARYTWPRLAGVAVTAVAPRFRFEELCGSAPVADDPRAYSVAERATVVNPDGQWQLQAQVMHWRGETWRGGQLADDVFRTAVAALRSCQRTNPSSSPSVTFAGYDRMAAVISGPVILREYIVDNSANSTVTELAMWSTAPPQTAWPMASDENLLDALGAPLCTAYIGSCA; the protein is encoded by the coding sequence GTGCGCGCACCGGAAGGCGTCGAATACATGCGGTTGGTCATCGCGATGATGCTGGTGGCCTGCGGGCTCACCGTCCCGCCGCACGCTGCCGCCGATTCCGACACCTGCCCGCCCAATTGTGACCGCATCCCCGACGCGGCCTGGATTGCGCCGTGGGCGATGCCGCTGAACGCCCGTTACACCTGGCCCCGGCTGGCCGGGGTGGCGGTGACCGCAGTCGCGCCCCGGTTCCGGTTCGAGGAGCTGTGCGGCAGCGCCCCGGTGGCCGACGACCCGCGCGCCTACTCCGTCGCCGAACGCGCCACCGTGGTCAATCCGGACGGTCAGTGGCAGCTGCAGGCCCAGGTGATGCATTGGCGCGGGGAGACCTGGCGCGGCGGTCAGCTTGCGGACGACGTCTTTCGCACCGCGGTCGCCGCGCTGCGGTCCTGCCAGCGCACCAACCCGTCGTCGTCGCCGTCGGTGACCTTCGCCGGCTACGACCGGATGGCCGCGGTGATCAGCGGACCGGTGATCCTGCGCGAGTACATCGTGGACAATTCGGCCAACAGCACGGTCACCGAGCTGGCGATGTGGTCAACCGCACCTCCCCAGACGGCGTGGCCGATGGCCAGCGACGAAAACCTGCTCGACGCCCTCGGCGCGCCGCTGTGCACCGCCTACATCGGGTCGTGTGCGTGA
- a CDS encoding phosphoribosylaminoimidazolesuccinocarboxamide synthase, with protein MPRPALSDYQHLASGKVREIFSIDGEHLLFVASDRISAYDYVLDSLIPDKGRILTAMSVFFFDYIDAPNHLAGPPDDPRIPDEVLGRALVVRKLDMVPIECVARGYLTGSGLLDYQRDGKVCGIALPPGLVEASRFDQPLFTPATKAELGEHDENISFDRTIDIVGAERANQLRERTLQIYSQAAAHALTKGIIIADTKFEFGVDADDRVVLADEVFTPDSSRYWPAEDYKEGEVQPSFDKQFVRNWLTGPESGWDRYGSTPPPPLPADIIEATRARYIEAYERISGLSFADWIGS; from the coding sequence ATGCCCCGCCCCGCTCTGAGCGACTATCAGCACCTGGCCAGCGGTAAGGTGCGCGAGATCTTTTCCATCGACGGCGAGCATCTGCTGTTCGTCGCCAGCGACCGGATCTCGGCCTACGACTACGTCCTGGACAGCCTGATCCCCGACAAGGGCCGCATCCTCACCGCGATGAGCGTGTTCTTCTTCGACTACATCGACGCGCCCAACCATCTGGCCGGCCCGCCGGACGACCCGCGCATCCCCGACGAGGTGCTGGGCCGCGCGCTGGTCGTCCGCAAGCTCGACATGGTGCCGATCGAGTGCGTGGCCCGCGGTTACCTGACCGGTTCGGGCCTGCTGGATTACCAGCGTGACGGCAAGGTGTGTGGCATCGCGCTGCCACCCGGCCTGGTCGAGGCGAGCAGATTCGATCAGCCGCTGTTCACTCCCGCGACCAAGGCCGAACTCGGCGAGCACGACGAGAACATCTCGTTCGACCGGACCATCGACATCGTCGGTGCGGAGCGCGCCAACCAGCTTCGTGAGCGCACATTGCAGATCTACAGCCAGGCCGCCGCGCACGCCTTGACCAAGGGAATCATCATCGCCGACACCAAATTCGAGTTCGGTGTCGACGCCGACGACCGGGTGGTGCTGGCCGACGAGGTGTTCACCCCGGACTCCTCGCGGTACTGGCCGGCCGAGGACTACAAAGAGGGTGAGGTGCAGCCCAGCTTCGACAAGCAGTTCGTCCGCAACTGGCTCACCGGGCCCGAATCAGGCTGGGACCGTTACGGTTCGACACCGCCACCGCCGTTGCCCGCCGACATCATCGAAGCCACCCGTGCCCGCTACATCGAAGCCTACGAACGAATCTCGGGACTGTCGTTCGCCGACTGGATCGGATCATGA
- a CDS encoding ferredoxin: MKASVDPDRCAGHGDCVSTCAEVFAWTADGYAEVVLDEIPAEYRDLVAKAVQDCPEHAISAEE; this comes from the coding sequence ATGAAGGCTTCGGTCGATCCGGACCGCTGCGCCGGACACGGCGATTGCGTGTCGACCTGCGCGGAGGTGTTCGCCTGGACCGCTGACGGCTATGCCGAGGTGGTGCTGGACGAGATTCCCGCGGAATACCGAGATCTCGTGGCCAAAGCCGTGCAGGACTGCCCGGAGCACGCAATCAGCGCGGAAGAGTAG
- a CDS encoding GMC family oxidoreductase gives MVDYDYVVIGAGSAGCAVAARLAEGSSRVLLLEAGGSDRRLTVRAPLAFAAQLGGSTDWDYRTAPEPACDGRVIPQPRGRVLGGTSSMNAMVWIRGTRIDYDGWDLPGWGWSDVEPVFRRIESHYLGGPSHGTSGPVRVTRLAEPDVTSTRWVDAARAAGVSANEDIGGPDLDGSSIAPVTVWKGQRWNTARAYLPAARRRSNFSVVTGALVHRVVIRDGRAVAVKYERRGRSHVVNANREIILSAGAYGTPQLLQLSGIGAADHLTSVGITPVVDSPRVGANLTDHPATAMSWDVRPGFVGLSDAQKPQWLLRWIFRRNGKFTSNAMEAIAQVRSDPGLPAPDFQLIHSPSYINLSAMERELRRASSVLQSYWTPKSRGTVMAQSSDPLVPPEIRLNTLAAADDVRAFIRMVRRTREIVATEPFASVTTTELHPGGDVVTDPQIEAWLRSSVATTGHPACSAAMGSGADSVLDEKLKVRGVEGLRVADASAFPCIPRANTNAPAIMVGERCADFIKDDR, from the coding sequence GTGGTCGACTACGACTATGTCGTGATCGGTGCCGGGTCGGCGGGCTGCGCCGTGGCGGCGCGTCTGGCCGAAGGATCGTCGCGCGTCCTGCTGCTGGAGGCGGGCGGCTCCGATCGGCGGCTGACGGTCCGCGCGCCACTGGCCTTCGCCGCTCAGCTGGGCGGCTCCACCGACTGGGACTACCGCACCGCGCCCGAACCGGCATGCGACGGCCGCGTCATTCCGCAGCCCCGCGGCCGTGTCCTCGGCGGGACCAGCTCGATGAACGCGATGGTGTGGATCCGGGGCACCCGAATCGACTACGACGGCTGGGACCTGCCCGGCTGGGGCTGGTCCGATGTCGAGCCGGTGTTCCGCCGCATCGAGTCGCACTACCTCGGCGGCCCGTCGCACGGGACCTCCGGTCCAGTGCGCGTCACGAGGCTCGCGGAGCCCGATGTGACGTCCACCCGGTGGGTCGACGCCGCCCGCGCCGCCGGCGTCAGTGCCAACGAGGACATCGGCGGCCCCGATCTCGACGGGTCATCCATCGCACCGGTGACGGTGTGGAAGGGGCAGCGCTGGAACACCGCGCGCGCGTATCTTCCTGCGGCACGTCGTCGTTCGAATTTCAGCGTGGTCACCGGCGCATTGGTGCACCGGGTGGTGATCCGTGACGGCCGCGCGGTGGCCGTGAAATATGAACGCAGGGGGCGATCGCACGTCGTCAACGCCAACCGTGAGATCATCCTGTCAGCCGGCGCCTACGGCACACCGCAACTTCTGCAACTCTCCGGCATCGGTGCCGCCGACCACCTGACGTCGGTGGGCATCACGCCGGTCGTCGACAGTCCCCGAGTGGGAGCCAATCTCACCGACCATCCCGCTACAGCGATGAGCTGGGATGTGCGGCCGGGCTTCGTCGGGTTGTCGGATGCACAGAAGCCACAGTGGTTGCTGCGCTGGATCTTTCGCCGCAACGGAAAGTTCACCAGCAATGCGATGGAAGCGATCGCACAGGTCAGGTCCGATCCCGGTCTGCCGGCGCCGGACTTCCAGTTGATCCACTCCCCCAGTTACATCAACCTCTCGGCCATGGAACGGGAACTGCGCCGCGCCTCGTCGGTCCTGCAGTCCTACTGGACGCCGAAGAGCCGCGGCACGGTCATGGCGCAATCCTCGGATCCGCTTGTGCCACCGGAGATCCGGCTCAATACGCTGGCCGCCGCCGACGACGTGCGGGCGTTCATCCGTATGGTGCGGCGAACCCGCGAGATCGTCGCAACCGAGCCGTTCGCCTCGGTTACCACCACCGAACTCCACCCGGGCGGGGATGTCGTCACCGACCCCCAGATCGAGGCGTGGCTGCGCAGTTCGGTCGCCACCACCGGGCACCCCGCCTGCTCGGCGGCCATGGGCAGCGGGGCTGACAGCGTGCTGGACGAGAAGCTGAAAGTGCGTGGCGTGGAAGGTCTGCGGGTAGCCGACGCATCGGCGTTCCCGTGCATTCCCCGGGCCAACACCAACGCCCCGGCCATCATGGTCGGTGAGCGGTGCGCCGACTTCATCAAGGATGATCGGTGA
- a CDS encoding S9 family peptidase: MSMNPPIAKRVDTRRVFHEDVFVDPYEWLREKSDPEVIAHLEAENAYADKATAHLEPLRQKIFDEIKARTKETDMSVPTRRGQWWYYGRSFEGKQYGAHCRCPVAGPDDWDPPVFDSDTDVPGEQVLLDENAEADGYEFFSLGASSVSIDGHLLAYSVDTVGDERYTLRFKDLRTGELYPDEIAGISSGVTWAADNGCVYYTTVDEAWRPDTVWRHRLGSGQPDEQVFHEPDERFWVGMGRTRSNKYLIIAAGSAITSQVWIGDAADPNTEFTSVLPRRDGVEYSVDHAVIGGEDRFLILHNDGAVNFTLVEAPVGNPTDQRTLIEARDDVRLDGVDVFADHLVVSYRREALPRIQLWPIGTDGYGTPEEIHFDSELASAGLAGNPNWVTPKLRVGTTSYVTPLRIYDLDLATGDRTLLREQPVLGGYRREDYVERRDWAVAEDGTRVPISIVHKAGIEFPAPTVLYGYGAYESSEDPRFSVARLSLLDRGMVFAVAHVRGGGEMGRLWYERGKLLDKRNTFTDFIAVAQHLVDTGLTRPQNLVALGGSAGGLLMGAVANLAPKLFAGILAQVPFVDPLTTILDPSLPLTVTEWDEWGNPLENAQVYFYMKSYSPYENVEAKEYPAILAMTSLNDTRVLYVEPAKWVAALRHTKTDGHPVLLKTQMAAGHGGISGRYERWKEAAFQYAWLLATADAEHFA; encoded by the coding sequence ATGAGCATGAATCCACCCATCGCCAAGCGGGTTGACACCCGGCGCGTCTTCCACGAGGACGTCTTCGTCGATCCCTACGAATGGCTGCGCGAGAAGTCTGACCCTGAGGTCATCGCGCACCTCGAAGCCGAGAATGCCTACGCCGACAAGGCAACCGCCCACCTGGAGCCGCTGCGGCAGAAGATCTTCGACGAGATCAAGGCGCGCACCAAGGAGACCGACATGTCGGTTCCCACCCGCCGCGGACAGTGGTGGTACTACGGGCGCAGCTTCGAAGGCAAGCAGTACGGCGCGCATTGCCGCTGCCCGGTCGCCGGGCCGGATGACTGGGATCCGCCGGTCTTCGACTCCGACACCGACGTACCCGGCGAGCAGGTGCTGCTCGACGAGAACGCCGAGGCCGACGGATACGAGTTCTTCTCCCTCGGAGCCAGTAGTGTGAGCATCGACGGTCACCTGCTGGCCTATTCGGTCGACACCGTCGGCGACGAGCGATACACGCTGCGGTTCAAGGACTTACGCACCGGAGAGCTGTACCCGGACGAGATCGCCGGAATCTCCTCGGGGGTGACGTGGGCGGCGGACAACGGATGCGTCTACTACACGACGGTCGACGAGGCGTGGCGTCCCGACACCGTGTGGCGCCACCGGCTCGGCTCGGGTCAACCTGACGAGCAGGTGTTTCACGAACCCGACGAACGGTTCTGGGTCGGCATGGGTCGCACCCGCAGCAACAAGTACCTGATCATTGCCGCGGGCTCGGCAATCACCTCGCAGGTGTGGATCGGCGACGCCGCCGATCCGAACACGGAGTTCACCTCCGTGCTGCCGCGCCGCGACGGTGTCGAGTATTCGGTGGACCACGCGGTGATCGGCGGTGAGGACCGATTCCTCATCCTGCACAACGACGGCGCGGTCAACTTCACCCTCGTCGAAGCGCCGGTCGGCAACCCAACCGACCAGCGCACGCTGATCGAAGCCCGCGACGATGTGCGACTCGACGGCGTCGACGTCTTCGCCGACCACCTCGTGGTGAGCTACCGTCGTGAGGCGTTGCCGCGAATCCAGCTGTGGCCCATCGGTACCGACGGTTACGGCACGCCCGAGGAGATACATTTCGACTCCGAGTTGGCATCGGCTGGGTTGGCGGGCAACCCCAACTGGGTGACGCCCAAGTTGCGGGTGGGCACCACGTCGTACGTGACGCCGTTGCGGATCTACGACCTGGACCTCGCCACCGGCGACCGCACGCTGCTGCGCGAGCAACCGGTGCTGGGCGGCTACCGTCGCGAGGACTACGTCGAACGTCGGGACTGGGCGGTTGCCGAGGACGGCACCCGGGTCCCGATCTCGATCGTCCACAAAGCGGGCATCGAATTCCCTGCTCCGACAGTGCTCTACGGATACGGCGCCTACGAGTCATCCGAAGATCCGCGCTTCTCGGTGGCGCGCCTCTCGCTGCTCGACCGCGGAATGGTCTTCGCCGTCGCCCATGTCCGAGGCGGCGGTGAGATGGGAAGGCTCTGGTACGAACGCGGCAAGCTGCTGGACAAACGCAACACGTTCACCGACTTCATCGCGGTGGCACAGCATCTGGTCGACACCGGCCTTACCCGGCCGCAGAACCTGGTCGCTCTGGGCGGCAGCGCCGGCGGTCTGCTGATGGGCGCGGTCGCGAATCTGGCGCCGAAGCTGTTCGCCGGGATCCTCGCGCAGGTTCCTTTCGTGGACCCGCTCACCACGATTCTCGACCCCTCACTGCCGCTGACGGTGACCGAATGGGACGAGTGGGGAAACCCGTTGGAGAACGCGCAAGTCTACTTCTACATGAAGTCCTATTCGCCGTACGAGAACGTCGAAGCCAAGGAGTACCCGGCGATCCTGGCGATGACGTCGCTCAACGACACCCGGGTGCTCTATGTCGAACCTGCGAAATGGGTGGCCGCGCTTCGGCACACCAAGACCGACGGACACCCGGTGCTGCTGAAGACGCAGATGGCCGCCGGCCACGGCGGCATCAGCGGCCGCTACGAGCGGTGGAAGGAAGCGGCCTTCCAGTACGCCTGGCTACTGGCCACCGCCGACGCCGAGCACTTCGCGTAA
- a CDS encoding mycofactocin-coupled SDR family oxidoreductase produces MGDLIDTVAVVTGAARGQGRSHAVALAAEGADIIAIDRCADIDSIPYPLASKEDLDETVRLVEAQGRRVVPVVADVRDLEALQAGVQGGVDALGEIDIVVANAGVVAIGLKDPLDTEVYRDIVETNLNGVWHTIAATVPSIIRKGRGGSIILTSSAQGLVGKGGDGSAAMFAYAAAKHGVVGLMRSAANAYAAHSIRVNTVHPSGVGTPMILNDHTLRTFQENPNGAALSANLLPVPFVEAEDVTNVVVFLASPKARYITGVALPVDAGHAVM; encoded by the coding sequence GTGGGAGACCTCATCGACACCGTCGCCGTCGTCACCGGCGCAGCCCGCGGCCAGGGCCGCAGTCATGCCGTTGCGCTCGCCGCAGAGGGCGCCGACATCATCGCCATCGACCGCTGCGCCGACATCGACTCCATTCCCTACCCGTTGGCCTCCAAGGAGGATCTCGACGAGACCGTCCGCCTCGTCGAAGCCCAGGGCCGGCGCGTCGTTCCGGTCGTCGCCGACGTGCGCGACCTCGAGGCCCTGCAGGCCGGCGTACAGGGTGGCGTGGACGCGCTCGGCGAGATCGACATCGTCGTGGCCAATGCCGGGGTGGTGGCCATCGGTCTCAAAGATCCGCTCGACACCGAGGTGTACCGCGACATCGTCGAGACCAATCTCAACGGGGTCTGGCACACCATCGCGGCCACGGTGCCCTCGATCATCCGCAAGGGCCGCGGCGGCTCGATCATCTTGACGAGCTCCGCGCAGGGCCTCGTCGGTAAGGGCGGCGACGGCAGTGCCGCGATGTTCGCCTATGCCGCGGCCAAGCACGGTGTCGTCGGGCTGATGCGCTCGGCGGCCAATGCCTACGCCGCGCACAGCATCCGGGTCAACACGGTGCACCCCAGTGGCGTCGGCACCCCGATGATTCTCAACGACCACACGCTGCGGACGTTCCAGGAGAATCCGAACGGTGCCGCGCTGTCGGCCAATCTGTTGCCGGTCCCCTTCGTCGAGGCCGAGGACGTCACCAATGTCGTCGTGTTCTTGGCGAGCCCGAAAGCCCGCTACATCACCGGGGTCGCGCTACCCGTCGATGCCGGACACGCGGTGATGTGA
- a CDS encoding DUF2334 domain-containing protein, with protein sequence MAGQLFVSVSGISDRTLGDVEDFARALESRAVPLSLLVAPRLKDGYRLESDPRTIGWLTGRRAGGDAVVLHGFDAAATKKRRGEFATLPAHEANLRLMGADRVLEHVGLRTRLFAAPGWTVSSGTAFALPRNGFRLLVDLHGVTDLVTGTTTRARVVGIGEGFVTEPWWCRTLVLSAERTARRGGDVRLAVTAKQLRKVGPRQAMLDAIDLALMHGCTPRVYRRDPEIPATSAA encoded by the coding sequence GTGGCTGGACAACTCTTCGTGTCGGTGTCCGGGATCAGTGACCGGACGCTGGGCGATGTCGAAGACTTCGCCCGCGCGCTCGAAAGCCGCGCGGTTCCGCTGTCGCTGCTCGTCGCGCCGAGGCTCAAGGACGGGTATCGCCTGGAATCCGACCCTCGCACGATCGGCTGGCTGACCGGTCGGCGCGCCGGCGGTGATGCGGTGGTGCTGCACGGTTTCGATGCGGCGGCCACCAAGAAACGCCGCGGCGAGTTCGCCACCCTGCCCGCACATGAGGCCAATCTGCGGCTGATGGGCGCCGACCGGGTCCTCGAACATGTCGGCTTGCGGACCCGGCTGTTCGCCGCCCCCGGCTGGACGGTCTCGTCGGGCACGGCATTCGCCCTGCCGCGTAATGGCTTCCGGCTGCTCGTGGACCTGCACGGCGTCACCGACCTGGTGACCGGAACGACGACGCGCGCCCGGGTTGTGGGTATCGGCGAAGGATTCGTCACCGAACCGTGGTGGTGTCGCACCCTGGTGCTGTCGGCCGAACGGACCGCCCGCCGCGGCGGAGACGTCCGATTGGCCGTCACCGCAAAGCAATTGCGCAAGGTCGGGCCTCGTCAGGCCATGCTCGACGCGATCGATCTGGCCCTGATGCACGGCTGCACGCCGAGGGTGTACCGCCGGGATCCGGAGATCCCCGCCACGTCAGCTGCGTGA